Below is a window of Nitrospirota bacterium DNA.
TGTGAAAAATCCCACATCTCCATTTCTGAGAGCACTTGGTTTATCTATAGAATATCTGGTAACAAGTTCTCCGAAGTCCTTTTTCCCCTTTAGTTTTTCCAGGATGTCATCTGCATCTTTCTTTTCCCGAACAACAATCTGACTGATTCTTATTTCCTCTCTGTTTTTAAACTCAGCCATGTGGCTGTTGTAATAGTCCTGGACTTCTTTATCATCAACCTTCAGTTTATCTATGACCTCCTTCTGGAGAAGGGCATTTATCATAAGCTCCTTCTTTATGTCCTCCATCTTCCTTTGTATTTCTGCATCTTTATTCATTCCCTTCCTGACGGCCTCATTGTAAAGGATCTCTCTGTTAATCAATCCCTCCAACAAAGCCCGCTTCCCTTCTCCTTCCATTGAAAGCTTTTTCAGTGATTCAGGGAGATTTCCCATCTGCCTCTCAAAATAACTGGTGGTTATCTCCTTATCGTCAACTTTTGCAAGGACCTGGCTTGATTTGGCAATATCATCCCTGCCACAGCCTGTTAAAACTAAAAAAAAGAACAAAGACTTAATCAGCCACAGAGAACACAGAGAAAAACATAAAAAATATTTTCTTAGCTCTGTGAACTTTGTGGTAATT
It encodes the following:
- a CDS encoding peptidyl-prolyl cis-trans isomerase, with protein sequence METKSMNIRNYKKITTKFTELRKYFLCFSLCSLWLIKSLFFFLVLTGCGRDDIAKSSQVLAKVDDKEITTSYFERQMGNLPESLKKLSMEGEGKRALLEGLINREILYNEAVRKGMNKDAEIQRKMEDIKKELMINALLQKEVIDKLKVDDKEVQDYYNSHMAEFKNREEIRISQIVVREKKDADDILEKLKGKKDFGELVTRYSIDKPSALRNGDVGFFTYKQLPPEIRDSVFRMKIGEISGAYKMPGGYEIYKITDRRVVSYSFEQAKDAIKLQILDQKFRESVNAWLNDLKKGVKVQINENLLK